The following coding sequences lie in one Silvanigrella aquatica genomic window:
- the lpxA gene encoding acyl-ACP--UDP-N-acetylglucosamine O-acyltransferase, protein MTLSSVQIHPTAIIEQGAEIDVGVEIGAYVIIGKHVKIGKNTRIHAHALINGHTFIGEENEVYSYAAVGNPPQDLKYKGEPTVLEIGTRNIIREFTTLQPGTVQGGGKTTIGNENLFMAYTHVAHDCTVGNQNILANGVQLAGHVTIHNMTVLGGLSAVHQFVHIGDMAMLAGGSLTVKDIPPYCMSEGGRAILRGLNMEGMRRRNISTEVRNAIKNAYKIFFYQGHPTTEAALEAIGSLMSFPEVEKFAHFIRDSKRGVAHPHTFHSKLSSLE, encoded by the coding sequence ATGACTCTTTCTTCTGTACAAATTCACCCTACTGCCATTATAGAACAAGGTGCAGAAATTGATGTGGGAGTTGAAATTGGCGCCTATGTTATTATTGGCAAGCATGTAAAAATAGGTAAAAATACCCGTATTCATGCTCATGCCTTGATTAATGGACATACCTTTATAGGCGAAGAAAACGAAGTCTATAGCTATGCCGCCGTTGGAAATCCTCCTCAAGATTTAAAGTACAAAGGAGAACCCACTGTTCTTGAAATTGGCACTCGCAATATCATAAGAGAATTTACAACACTGCAACCTGGAACGGTTCAAGGCGGTGGCAAAACGACTATTGGAAATGAAAACTTATTTATGGCCTATACCCACGTGGCACATGACTGCACTGTGGGAAATCAAAATATATTAGCCAATGGTGTGCAATTAGCAGGACACGTTACCATTCACAACATGACAGTATTAGGTGGACTTTCTGCGGTGCACCAATTTGTACACATTGGCGATATGGCTATGCTTGCAGGCGGATCTTTAACTGTTAAAGACATTCCTCCCTATTGCATGTCAGAAGGCGGCAGAGCTATTTTAAGAGGCTTAAATATGGAAGGCATGCGCCGCAGAAATATTTCCACAGAAGTCCGCAATGCTATTAAAAATGCCTATAAAATTTTCTTTTATCAGGGACACCCGACAACAGAAGCTGCATTAGAGGCTATTGGATCTCTTATGAGTTTCCCAGAAGTTGAAAAATTCGCTCATTTTATCAGAGACTCAAAAAGAGGCGTTGCGCATCCCCATACATTTCATAGCAAATTATCATCTTTAGAGTAA
- the lpxB gene encoding lipid-A-disaccharide synthase has product MQNNLTGGICIIAGEASGDSQAALLIKSLKEEIKNRNLPEKNFWGACGPLMRHEGVENIISVEDLAAFGLVEIITQYPTISNCYKKILNEIKIRKPEAVILIDYPGFNLKLLQDVYALGNTAIYHIPPKAWSHGIGRTQILKEYSHLVTSILPFETNFFKEHGVNTFYAGNPLKDNVDKYIELNSLKKVPYKIGLLPGSRKSEIKRLLPLLIEAFILLFEKENRITGAIPIANTLEPNFVKKIAYDTALRLGFNKEWIDKYISFGVGNAYEVMATSSYAWVCSGTATLETAFFNTPMCVVYKVSPITSYIAKKLIFVKYVSLVNLTIDKEAIPEYLQTMAQPPNLVNHALKIFNDHEYVNQILSDIKIVQQAYPKNAGKNAANAILTCIEKYNIPNTNKFKLHKENWNQNEKGQ; this is encoded by the coding sequence ATGCAAAATAACTTAACAGGCGGCATATGCATAATCGCAGGTGAAGCCAGTGGTGATTCCCAAGCGGCTCTGCTGATCAAATCATTAAAAGAAGAAATTAAAAATCGAAATTTGCCTGAAAAAAATTTTTGGGGTGCTTGCGGCCCCTTAATGCGCCATGAAGGCGTTGAAAATATTATCTCTGTAGAAGATCTTGCTGCATTTGGACTTGTTGAAATCATTACTCAATATCCAACGATATCTAACTGCTATAAAAAAATATTAAACGAGATCAAAATTAGAAAACCAGAAGCTGTTATTTTAATTGACTACCCTGGATTTAATTTAAAACTTCTCCAAGATGTATATGCTCTTGGCAATACTGCTATTTATCATATTCCTCCTAAGGCCTGGTCACATGGAATAGGAAGAACACAAATTTTAAAAGAATATTCGCATTTAGTTACAAGTATTCTTCCCTTTGAAACAAACTTTTTTAAAGAACATGGGGTCAATACATTTTATGCAGGAAATCCATTAAAAGACAACGTTGATAAATATATTGAACTCAATTCATTAAAAAAAGTTCCTTATAAAATTGGTTTACTTCCTGGCAGCAGAAAAAGCGAAATCAAACGTTTATTACCTTTATTAATAGAAGCCTTTATTCTTTTATTTGAAAAAGAGAATAGAATTACAGGTGCTATTCCAATTGCAAACACTCTCGAACCAAATTTTGTAAAAAAAATCGCTTATGATACTGCGTTACGTTTAGGCTTTAATAAGGAATGGATTGATAAATATATTTCTTTTGGAGTTGGTAACGCTTACGAAGTTATGGCAACATCAAGTTATGCTTGGGTTTGCTCAGGAACAGCAACACTAGAGACGGCATTTTTTAATACACCCATGTGCGTCGTATATAAAGTTTCTCCTATTACTTCTTATATTGCTAAAAAATTAATATTTGTAAAATATGTTTCTTTAGTTAATTTAACTATAGACAAAGAGGCTATTCCTGAATATTTACAAACAATGGCTCAGCCTCCCAATCTAGTGAACCATGCTTTAAAAATATTTAATGATCATGAATATGTTAATCAAATATTATCTGATATAAAAATAGTGCAACAAGCATATCCAAAAAATGCAGGAAAAAATGCAGCAAATGCTATTTTAACCTGCATTGAAAAATATAATATTCCAAATACAAATAAATTTAAGTTGCACAAAGAAAATTGGAATCAAAATGAAAAAGGACAATAA
- a CDS encoding ABC transporter permease, producing the protein MPANSKAIRFLLYRYLVSSWASRTRRSAAAIGVLLPVLGVAIGVFAFTVVLSIMGGFVSNIKSHLLNMQAHIEIVSTERGKQIPSNPELMEKIKSLSTDIISLSPYQSGDVILQAGNKGQMARLEGLDPYLAENTLGIQKFLSNNINLSVLNRKIPAENIANSNLFPTIILGQDLMNQLDLNIGDSLTLVSTIPDEGPGGMAPIQFPVVIAGYVQSGNFSYNQKLVISSLQVANQFFQNEKSWLGLQLKLKEPTEANKISEKLNKFLHPMGLRAKPWTETNSALLKVLTLERWGMSFVMIMIILVGCFSISTSLLLSIRRKSKEMAILRSMGFEQFDLSKLFLWQGFLIGLAGVILGLFLGGICLYLINTYPIPLITNSYSNPNKPLTILINEIDLIFISFGSILLAMLAAVWPAIEVKNLDIIEVLSVRN; encoded by the coding sequence ATGCCAGCAAACTCAAAAGCAATTCGGTTTTTACTCTATCGCTACCTTGTTTCTTCTTGGGCAAGCCGCACCAGAAGAAGCGCAGCCGCAATAGGCGTGTTGCTGCCTGTACTTGGAGTCGCCATTGGTGTTTTTGCCTTTACAGTTGTACTCAGCATTATGGGCGGTTTTGTTTCAAATATAAAATCACATTTACTCAATATGCAAGCACACATCGAAATTGTTTCAACAGAGCGTGGAAAGCAGATTCCCTCCAATCCTGAATTAATGGAAAAAATAAAATCACTTTCAACTGATATTATTTCACTTTCTCCCTACCAAAGTGGAGATGTTATTCTCCAAGCAGGCAACAAAGGCCAAATGGCAAGATTAGAAGGCCTCGATCCCTACCTTGCTGAAAATACTCTTGGTATTCAAAAATTCCTTTCCAACAATATAAACTTAAGCGTTTTAAATCGCAAGATACCTGCAGAAAACATAGCTAACTCAAATTTATTTCCAACAATTATTCTGGGACAAGATCTCATGAACCAATTGGATTTAAATATTGGAGATAGCCTCACTCTTGTTTCCACAATTCCCGATGAAGGCCCCGGGGGCATGGCGCCTATTCAATTTCCTGTAGTGATTGCAGGCTATGTGCAATCAGGAAATTTCTCTTATAATCAGAAACTTGTCATTAGTTCTTTACAAGTGGCAAATCAATTTTTTCAAAACGAAAAAAGCTGGCTTGGCTTACAATTAAAACTAAAAGAGCCCACAGAAGCAAATAAGATATCTGAAAAATTAAATAAATTTTTACATCCTATGGGATTGCGGGCAAAACCTTGGACAGAAACAAATAGTGCTTTGTTAAAAGTTTTAACGCTCGAACGCTGGGGCATGAGTTTTGTAATGATTATGATTATCCTTGTAGGTTGCTTTAGTATTTCAACATCTCTTCTCCTTTCTATTCGAAGAAAATCAAAAGAAATGGCAATACTAAGAAGTATGGGTTTTGAGCAATTTGATTTAAGTAAATTGTTTTTATGGCAAGGTTTTTTAATTGGACTTGCAGGAGTTATTTTGGGGTTATTTTTAGGTGGCATATGTCTTTATTTAATAAACACATACCCAATTCCTTTAATAACAAATTCTTATTCAAATCCAAACAAACCTCTTACAATATTAATTAATGAAATTGATCTTATTTTTATTTCATTTGGAAGTATATTACTCGCTATGCTGGCTGCCGTATGGCCTGCTATTGAAGTTAAAAATCTAGACATTATTGAAGTTCTATCTGTTAGAAATTAA
- the fabZ gene encoding 3-hydroxyacyl-ACP dehydratase FabZ — protein sequence MGYEFNKIIMNVEEIKKCIPHRSPLLLIEAVHELNIDKNIITSKLLTSDEPVFAGHFPNNPIYPGVYYLEAIAQSGAILSHISRSEKGIKDDNLGVLTSVDEVRFRRPGFPGDQIRYSVAIEKMRGPFVWLKGMAYINEEISVECKMSIAISPKKGLFK from the coding sequence ATGGGTTATGAATTTAATAAGATTATCATGAATGTTGAAGAAATAAAAAAATGTATTCCTCACCGTTCTCCCTTACTGCTCATTGAGGCAGTACATGAATTAAACATTGATAAAAACATTATTACCAGTAAATTATTAACAAGTGATGAGCCTGTTTTTGCAGGACATTTCCCAAATAACCCCATATACCCAGGTGTCTATTATTTAGAGGCTATTGCACAATCTGGCGCCATTTTATCCCATATAAGCCGTTCGGAAAAAGGTATAAAAGATGATAATTTAGGTGTGTTAACCTCAGTTGATGAAGTTCGTTTTCGTCGTCCTGGATTTCCTGGAGATCAAATTCGATATTCTGTCGCCATTGAAAAAATGCGCGGCCCTTTTGTATGGTTAAAAGGAATGGCTTATATTAATGAGGAAATATCAGTAGAATGCAAAATGTCTATTGCTATTTCACCTAAAAAAGGACTTTTTAAATGA
- a CDS encoding ABC transporter ATP-binding protein → MLAVQVENLKKIYKVGEEDLNALGGVSFQIQKGEIVAVIGESGSGKSTLLHILGTLDSPTSGKILIDGKNPFEKNDKSISSFRNLHIGFIFQHNNLLPEFSALENTMMPGLIAGYSEKNVRQKAEKLLENVGLNKRKNHFPSQLSGGEQQRVAIARALINDPVLILADEPSGNLDSKNANLIHELFKEIKIKFKSTILVVTHNKEFAAALPRRIRLRDGLILSDEHSS, encoded by the coding sequence GTGCTAGCAGTTCAAGTAGAAAATTTAAAAAAAATATATAAAGTTGGCGAAGAAGATCTCAATGCCTTAGGCGGCGTTTCTTTCCAAATTCAAAAAGGAGAAATTGTTGCTGTCATAGGCGAAAGCGGCTCTGGAAAAAGCACTCTATTACATATCCTTGGTACTCTTGACTCTCCTACCTCTGGAAAAATTTTAATAGATGGAAAAAACCCTTTTGAAAAAAATGATAAGTCCATAAGCTCATTTCGCAATCTGCATATTGGTTTTATATTTCAGCATAATAACTTATTGCCCGAATTTTCGGCATTAGAAAATACTATGATGCCAGGATTAATAGCAGGCTATTCCGAGAAAAATGTAAGGCAAAAAGCTGAAAAGCTTTTAGAAAATGTCGGATTAAATAAAAGAAAAAATCACTTTCCAAGTCAACTCAGCGGTGGTGAACAGCAAAGAGTTGCTATTGCCCGCGCCCTCATTAACGATCCTGTTCTTATTTTAGCAGATGAACCTTCAGGAAACTTAGACTCCAAAAATGCAAATCTTATCCATGAACTTTTTAAAGAAATTAAAATAAAGTTTAAGTCTACAATTCTTGTTGTAACTCATAATAAAGAATTTGCAGCCGCCCTTCCTCGAAGAATACGGCTACGTGATGGACTCATTTTATCAGATGAGCACAGCAGTTAA
- the bamA gene encoding outer membrane protein assembly factor BamA: protein MPGSKNYSLFNYKVVHSITTLALCFAGIANAQTPLAPYTSQWEQSTVSKITIIGNKTVTAEAILNLMTIKVGSRLTNAIVTNDIKNIFGSSYFQDVKFDKGDNNELIVSVVEKPTINNIIYEGFEIVSESSFKDKILTKKYNIVDEKKLSQDLRTIEQAYSEKGYYLAKPTYILEQTEQGVVNVIFEVKENKPIQIRRVDLLGNEYFSDAELQAFMATRPYSWLSILNSSGLYKDEYIAADKQNITFYYRDNGYAEATVASPLTRLDLNKKDIGVSFFIEEGERFNIGKITIDGDLIETEQEIKEKLFLQEGSIYRISKFNNDMQNLKVIYGDKGYAFAYIYPTFNIDREKKIYDIHYNITKGEKAYFRKITIEGNVKTRDNVIRRALKISEGQLFNLTKLDKSKANIERLGFFETVQLIPDNDKPNNVVDVRVIIKEKPTGRISASLGASPDVSGSGVSIFGQLQYQEPNLLGKAYNVGVTAQLSQNPQNSSDPNYSIGVNFGNPSIYDSPWSFGVNANYSHNVSAITSSSALNKAYLTQVTKSAGVSIGREVFIENLRFSLGYSLSDTSTDPSVPLTSKFYASGATEKVSQTLTYDATDNYINPTSGIYLSAYNAFGVKGYKGEYSFGTSSAMASFYIPLNYSDSFKTNFRIAFQPRFVYQLTSNQPVPIWERLSLGNSYYMKGYSNPGEALTPTVPVAISPLTGQTVNFPFGGNRSFYSTIEYFIPIIPQAGLRFVTFGEAGMVLDDYDTFTYDKLKYDIGFGFRWTTPIAPFRFEWAFPVDHQGNMGQAHFIFTIGSDSFNSNM, encoded by the coding sequence ATGCCTGGTTCTAAAAATTACAGTCTCTTTAATTATAAAGTCGTTCATAGCATTACAACGCTTGCATTATGCTTTGCAGGAATCGCTAATGCCCAAACCCCACTTGCACCTTACACCTCACAATGGGAACAAAGTACAGTTTCAAAAATTACAATAATTGGAAATAAAACTGTAACTGCGGAAGCTATATTAAATTTAATGACAATTAAAGTAGGCTCTCGTCTTACAAATGCTATAGTTACAAATGATATTAAAAATATTTTTGGCAGTAGTTATTTCCAAGATGTCAAATTTGATAAAGGTGATAATAACGAATTAATTGTTTCTGTTGTAGAAAAACCTACAATTAATAATATTATTTATGAAGGTTTTGAGATTGTTTCTGAGTCTTCATTTAAAGACAAAATATTAACGAAAAAATACAATATTGTTGATGAGAAAAAATTATCTCAAGATTTAAGAACAATTGAACAAGCTTATTCTGAAAAAGGTTATTATTTAGCAAAACCAACTTACATTCTTGAACAAACAGAACAAGGTGTTGTCAATGTTATTTTTGAAGTAAAAGAAAATAAACCTATTCAAATTAGAAGAGTTGATCTTTTAGGAAATGAATATTTTAGTGATGCCGAGCTCCAGGCTTTTATGGCAACAAGACCTTATTCTTGGCTATCTATTCTCAATTCTTCAGGATTATATAAAGACGAATACATCGCTGCTGACAAGCAGAATATTACTTTCTATTATCGAGATAATGGATACGCTGAAGCGACCGTAGCTTCGCCACTCACTCGTTTAGATTTAAATAAAAAAGATATTGGCGTATCTTTCTTTATTGAAGAAGGGGAACGTTTTAATATTGGCAAAATCACAATTGATGGTGATTTAATTGAAACGGAACAAGAGATAAAAGAAAAACTTTTTTTACAAGAAGGTTCTATTTATCGCATTTCAAAATTCAATAATGATATGCAAAATCTTAAAGTTATTTACGGAGATAAAGGCTACGCTTTTGCTTATATTTATCCCACTTTTAATATCGATAGAGAGAAAAAAATCTATGATATTCATTATAATATAACAAAAGGCGAAAAAGCATATTTCAGAAAAATAACGATTGAAGGCAATGTAAAGACGCGAGATAATGTTATTAGAAGAGCATTAAAAATCTCAGAAGGTCAATTATTTAATTTAACTAAATTAGATAAAAGTAAGGCGAATATTGAAAGGCTTGGTTTTTTTGAAACAGTACAACTTATTCCTGATAATGATAAACCAAATAATGTAGTTGATGTAAGGGTCATTATTAAAGAAAAGCCTACAGGCCGCATTTCTGCATCTTTAGGAGCATCACCAGATGTATCAGGCTCAGGCGTTAGTATTTTTGGTCAATTGCAATACCAAGAACCTAACTTATTAGGTAAAGCTTATAACGTCGGCGTTACAGCACAACTCAGCCAAAATCCCCAAAATAGCAGTGATCCAAATTACTCAATTGGAGTTAATTTTGGAAATCCTAGCATTTATGACAGTCCATGGAGTTTTGGGGTTAATGCGAATTATTCACATAATGTTTCAGCAATAACTTCAAGTTCTGCTTTAAATAAAGCTTATTTAACTCAGGTTACAAAATCAGCCGGCGTAAGCATTGGAAGAGAAGTTTTCATTGAAAATTTACGCTTTTCTTTGGGATATTCCCTTTCCGATACATCAACAGATCCTAGCGTTCCTTTAACTTCAAAGTTTTATGCTTCAGGAGCAACAGAAAAAGTTTCACAAACATTAACATACGACGCTACAGATAACTACATAAATCCAACTTCAGGAATTTATTTGAGCGCTTATAATGCCTTTGGTGTTAAAGGATATAAGGGTGAATATTCCTTTGGCACTTCTTCCGCAATGGCTTCATTTTATATCCCCTTAAATTATTCAGATAGTTTTAAAACAAATTTTAGAATTGCTTTTCAACCTCGATTTGTTTACCAGCTCACCTCAAACCAGCCCGTACCCATTTGGGAGAGACTCTCGTTAGGAAATTCCTATTATATGAAAGGATATTCCAATCCAGGAGAAGCCCTAACACCGACCGTTCCCGTAGCGATTTCGCCTCTAACAGGACAAACTGTGAATTTTCCTTTTGGTGGTAATAGAAGTTTTTACTCAACTATTGAATATTTTATTCCTATTATTCCCCAAGCTGGTTTAAGATTTGTTACATTTGGAGAAGCGGGCATGGTTTTAGATGATTATGATACATTCACATATGATAAGCTAAAATACGATATTGGTTTTGGCTTTAGATGGACCACTCCTATAGCTCCTTTCCGTTTTGAATGGGCTTTTCCAGTTGATCATCAAGGAAATATGGGGCAAGCTCATTTCATATTTACAATTGGATCTGATAGTTTTAATAGCAATATGTAA
- a CDS encoding OmpH family outer membrane protein: MCLVKKNKSIFIISAYILSIFSSSNAFAATKVSSEGLLQITTCTVNVQSAILQTNEGKAAKLKIEKEAEKDRQDILAKQNQLKKMDEEFQAQQSILSDSDKLAKQKEFQVKLQEFQKSQMSFEQKTRNKELAATQEIYQKIKNIVKEAREQNKCTMTFDDSAGVLLDAVNLTDITIKVVEKYNTKYKVENIKSDNKKKG, from the coding sequence ATGTGTTTAGTTAAAAAAAATAAATCAATTTTCATCATTTCTGCATATATCCTATCTATTTTTTCAAGTTCAAATGCTTTTGCAGCTACCAAAGTCAGCTCAGAAGGCTTACTGCAAATCACAACTTGCACTGTTAATGTCCAATCAGCCATTTTACAAACAAATGAAGGAAAAGCGGCTAAATTAAAAATTGAAAAAGAAGCCGAAAAAGATAGACAAGATATCCTTGCAAAACAAAATCAGCTCAAAAAAATGGATGAAGAATTTCAAGCCCAACAGTCCATTTTATCTGATTCAGACAAGTTAGCAAAACAAAAAGAATTTCAAGTTAAGCTTCAGGAATTTCAAAAATCTCAAATGAGTTTTGAACAAAAGACGCGCAACAAAGAATTAGCTGCCACTCAAGAAATTTATCAAAAAATAAAAAATATCGTGAAAGAAGCGAGAGAACAAAACAAATGCACAATGACTTTTGACGACAGCGCGGGCGTATTACTTGATGCTGTTAATTTAACAGATATTACAATTAAAGTTGTAGAAAAGTATAATACAAAATATAAAGTTGAAAACATTAAATCTGATAATAAGAAAAAAGGTTAA
- a CDS encoding ABC transporter transmembrane domain-containing protein: MKKDNKGSFLRIVWNSGKKDLFLGVPWLPLYSLSEVALALSATTLLQLIFISTPRIAVSSLIPGKLKDYIHFSQTLDRLDLIFIIPLIIIIASLVKLITGFMSSYLTERAGHKVAHSLREEMLKGFLSSPGNKLDQKNPDFIANQLMQDTTLLQGAISKGTISAIRDCLVLFGIIVTMLLISWQTFFIGCSIFIPLGIILKKISQKLNYYTRESQKHQIGISTRLLASHNGLLTINALRSHNREKNDFEELNLKNYLMMKKSLFVRTFFTPGMEFFATCMLALIFAWRINYTGDFQASTYSSMLILLAFSFKYIKNIAGSITFFSEIRVVLQRVQFFLGSFSNNQIRKPLPLPSYSKEAVIAKNVTYITEGGKEILSNCSIQIPKGLKVAFVGESGAGKTTFLRSLAGLIIPTKGDISITSEFLLASQSPYIFRGTVKENIIYAEQGIPEYIAEEKTKDLILALMLAYSDSGANIILDKNLGFLGDGLSGGEKARIALARTLFASPKLLLLDEPTANLDAQSAKLFWQAVHAWLKKDPEHTVIAVSHALHEVKDFDLCFMFDEGKIVKQGNPQEILSYG; the protein is encoded by the coding sequence ATGAAAAAGGACAATAAAGGATCATTTCTAAGAATTGTTTGGAACTCCGGCAAAAAAGATTTATTTCTCGGTGTTCCCTGGTTACCACTCTATTCCTTGTCTGAAGTTGCCCTTGCCCTATCCGCAACAACTCTTTTGCAACTTATTTTTATTTCGACACCAAGAATTGCCGTATCCAGCTTAATTCCTGGTAAACTTAAAGATTATATCCACTTTAGTCAGACTTTAGACAGACTCGATCTAATTTTTATAATTCCACTTATAATTATTATCGCTTCGCTTGTAAAGTTAATTACAGGTTTTATGAGTAGTTACCTTACAGAACGCGCAGGACATAAGGTTGCTCATTCCTTAAGAGAAGAAATGTTAAAAGGATTTCTTTCATCGCCTGGAAATAAACTCGATCAAAAAAATCCCGATTTTATTGCCAATCAACTTATGCAAGATACCACGCTTTTGCAAGGTGCCATTAGCAAAGGAACAATTAGTGCTATCCGAGACTGCCTCGTGCTGTTTGGTATAATTGTGACAATGCTATTGATTTCGTGGCAAACATTTTTCATTGGATGCAGTATATTTATTCCACTTGGAATAATCTTAAAAAAAATATCGCAAAAATTAAATTACTACACGCGTGAAAGCCAAAAACATCAAATTGGTATTTCAACTCGATTGCTAGCTAGTCACAATGGTCTTTTAACTATTAATGCTTTAAGAAGTCACAATCGTGAAAAAAATGATTTTGAAGAATTAAATTTAAAAAATTATTTAATGATGAAAAAAAGTTTATTTGTGAGAACTTTTTTTACTCCAGGAATGGAATTTTTTGCCACTTGCATGCTAGCACTTATTTTCGCTTGGCGCATTAATTATACGGGAGATTTTCAAGCGAGCACATACTCTTCAATGCTTATTTTACTCGCATTTTCGTTTAAATATATTAAAAATATAGCCGGATCAATTACTTTTTTCAGTGAAATTAGAGTTGTTTTACAACGAGTTCAATTCTTTCTTGGTAGCTTTTCTAACAATCAAATTAGAAAACCCCTTCCATTGCCATCTTATTCTAAAGAAGCAGTTATCGCTAAAAACGTGACATATATTACTGAAGGCGGAAAAGAAATTCTTTCAAATTGTTCCATTCAAATTCCTAAAGGCCTAAAAGTGGCTTTCGTAGGTGAAAGTGGCGCTGGAAAAACAACATTTTTAAGATCACTAGCGGGTCTTATTATCCCGACAAAGGGCGATATTTCAATAACATCTGAATTTTTATTAGCCTCCCAATCTCCCTATATTTTTCGCGGCACTGTAAAAGAAAATATAATTTATGCAGAGCAAGGGATTCCTGAATACATTGCCGAAGAAAAAACAAAAGATCTCATTCTTGCTCTCATGCTGGCTTACTCAGATTCAGGGGCAAATATTATTCTAGATAAAAATTTAGGATTTTTAGGAGATGGTCTTTCCGGTGGCGAAAAAGCGCGTATCGCTCTCGCCCGTACACTTTTTGCATCCCCAAAACTTTTATTATTAGATGAACCTACCGCAAATCTTGATGCTCAATCAGCAAAATTATTTTGGCAAGCAGTTCACGCATGGCTTAAAAAAGACCCCGAGCATACGGTTATTGCTGTATCTCACGCTCTCCATGAAGTAAAAGATTTTGATTTATGCTTCATGTTTGATGAAGGAAAAATTGTCAAACAAGGTAACCCTCAGGAGATTTTATCTTATGGCTGA
- the lpxD gene encoding UDP-3-O-(3-hydroxymyristoyl)glucosamine N-acyltransferase: MTLISITEIISQTDCEVMPHNHEAKFIGVAPLNLASAEHISFLINDKYFDECLKTQAGALVCSKKTAELLYGQTKSILLVSQNPHAAVAKISQFFFKPKHPFSGISHQAMIDETAEIHPTATIFPFVFVGPGAKVGAQTVVYSGCFIGATSSVGADCLLYPNVVIREGCTVGDRCIFNPGSVIGGDGFGFAATEKENVKIPQIGGVQIANDVEIGANTTIDRGAMADTKVGSQTKIDNLVMIAHNVVIGEFCFIAAQTGIAGSANIGDRVIMGGQVGVAGHLKIGNKSILTAQSGISKNIPEGQMWGGSPARPFKEHALSLVALNKLAKSNKKSS; the protein is encoded by the coding sequence ATGACTTTAATTTCAATTACAGAAATCATTTCTCAAACTGATTGTGAAGTCATGCCACACAATCACGAAGCAAAATTTATTGGAGTTGCTCCCTTAAATTTAGCATCTGCAGAGCATATTTCATTTTTAATTAATGACAAATATTTTGATGAATGCTTAAAAACTCAAGCAGGAGCCCTTGTTTGCTCTAAAAAAACAGCTGAACTATTATATGGCCAAACAAAGAGCATCCTGTTAGTAAGCCAAAACCCCCATGCCGCTGTTGCTAAAATTTCTCAATTTTTCTTTAAACCAAAACATCCTTTTTCTGGAATTTCGCATCAAGCAATGATTGATGAAACAGCAGAAATTCATCCTACGGCAACAATTTTCCCATTTGTATTTGTGGGACCTGGAGCAAAAGTGGGGGCTCAGACAGTAGTATATTCGGGCTGTTTTATTGGTGCGACAAGCTCGGTAGGGGCGGACTGCCTATTGTATCCTAATGTGGTGATTCGCGAAGGCTGCACAGTCGGCGATAGATGTATATTTAATCCAGGCTCTGTAATTGGTGGAGATGGATTTGGATTTGCTGCCACTGAAAAAGAAAATGTAAAAATCCCACAAATTGGCGGCGTTCAAATTGCTAATGATGTCGAAATAGGCGCTAATACAACGATTGATAGAGGTGCTATGGCAGACACAAAAGTGGGTAGTCAAACAAAAATAGACAATCTTGTTATGATTGCACATAATGTTGTCATCGGAGAATTCTGTTTTATTGCCGCTCAAACGGGAATTGCGGGATCTGCGAATATTGGCGATCGTGTCATAATGGGAGGACAAGTTGGCGTTGCTGGCCACTTAAAGATTGGAAATAAATCTATTCTTACAGCACAAAGTGGAATTTCTAAAAATATTCCAGAAGGACAAATGTGGGGAGGATCCCCTGCTCGCCCTTTCAAAGAACACGCTCTCAGCTTAGTGGCCTTAAATAAACTGGCAAAATCAAATAAAAAATCGTCTTAA